Sequence from the [Bacteroides] pectinophilus genome:
GAGCCAAGCTCAATTGTCTCACCGCCATCATCAAGGTCATTTGTTGAGAATGCAAATCCTGCATATGCACTTGCCAGTCCATGCTCTGTTGCATCAAGACCTTCAATCTCTTCCTTGGCTGATACACGAAGACCGACTGTGTTCTTAAGCACTGTAAATATAATTACCATACATACTGTTACCCATGCAAGTACTGATACAACACCAAGTATCTGGATTCCAAGGAATCTGAAGCCGCCACCGTAGAAGAGACCGCCATCTGTTGCAAAAAGGCCGACAGCTATTGTACCCCAGACACCGTTACCACAGTGAACTGCTACAGCACCGACAGGGTCATCAATCTTAAGGACCTTATCAAGAAGTTCTACTATAAGTACTACTATAATACCTGCAACTATGCCTGTTACGGCTGCACCGAACGGATCCATCACATCACATCCGGCTGTGATTGCTACAAGACCTGCAAGTGTACCGTTAAGTGACATTGAAACATCAGGCTTCTTATAACGGATCCATGTAAATATCATTGTTGTACATGTTGCAACTGCTGCTGCAAGGTTTGTATTGTAGAAGATAAGACCTGCGCTTACCATAGCTTCATCTGTATCCATTGCAACTGTTGAACATCCGTTGAATCCAAACCAGCAGAACCAGAGAATAAATACACCAAGTGCTGCCATTGTAAGGTTATGTCCGAGAATTGCCTTAGGCTTGCCGTCCTTTGTGAACTTGCCGATACGAGGTCCAAGGAATGCCGCACCGATAAGTGCTGCACATCCGCCTACCATATGTACTGCCGTAGAGCCTGCAAAATCATGGAAGCCAAGCTGTGCAAGCCAGCCGCCGCCCCATATCCAGTGACCTGATACAGGATATACAATAAGTGAAATCAGAAAACTGTAAATGCAGTATGCACTGAACTTTGTTCTCTCTGCCATAGCTCCTGACACGATAGTTGCTGCTGTTGCGCAGAATACTGTCTGGAAGATAACATATGCATACTTTGGAACTCCTGAAGGAAGAACATCTGCATAACTGCCAAGAGTGAACAGATCAATTGAACCAAACAACGGAGATGTACTTCCGAACATAATACCAAATCCAATTATCCAATATACCGGAGTACCGATACAGAAATCCATAAGGTTTTTCATAATGATGTTACCGGCATTCTTAGCTCTTGTCAGACCTGACTCAAGAATTGCGAATCCTGCCTGCATAAAGAATACTAATGCGGCGCCTACAAGCACCCAGATTGTGTTTACTGAACTAAATTCCATAACATAATCCTCCCTGTTTCATATTTATTTGAATGCTGCTCACACATCACTCTCCCACCCTTGGCCTTCAGGCTTCTGGAAATGCACACCTGCCGCGTAGCAGCCGCGGTCATAATCTGCATAAAAAAATGCGTGCAACTTTCCGAAGAAAATTACACGCATTTGTGTTCGCTTTATTCATGTTTATGCACATATAATACATATCCATTTTTAAAAAATATTGAAAAAATCGGACATCATTTTATTGACTTTTAATAAAGTGTTTAGTATTCTTAATAAAACTTCATTTTATAATCACAAAAGCCACATAGACTTGCACTTATGCATTATTCCGCCAAACCGCATATTGCATGGACGCTGTCCGTGTGCAGAAAGCAGTGCATGTATTGAAACAGGAATTAAAATCAGAAGCAGTCATTGAATTCATGGCTTCACAGCCATTCGTCTTCTATCAGCTCAGCCCTATTGCAGATATCACATTTTCAGATGAAGCATTGGAATGTTACGTTGATTTCCGCAGCTCAGATGCATCTGCAATTGCCGGTTCTGTTATACGTTTTATCCCGGATGAGCATGTCATACGCATAACAGCTGATAATCACAGAGAACCCGTATTTATACATACGCTCAGCTCGCCGTCTGATATCAGTCTTGCAGAACTAATGCCGGGTTCCCATATCACAATAACACTGATAAAGCCAGAACATTTCTTCACATCAGATGCTGCCGGGCCTTTGTGCGATATGATGTCGATAATACGTGACAGCCGCGGTGCAGCTTCAGTGGCATTCCTTGCAGATGAATTCGTATACTCAACACGCCATATAACGCGTCTGTTCGACAGGTATCTCGGATACAGTCCCAAGTCCTACTGCCGCATGACCCGCCTGCACTGTGCACTTCGTGAGATACAAAAAAATCCCGGTCAGAGTAATTCTTCATTCATTGAGAATCTCAATTACTCAGACCAGGCTCATTTTCAGAGGGACTTTAAATATTATATGGGAATTACACCCCGCCAGTACATTCACATATTGCGCTTGTCTATATACTGAATCATTCCGGGTCCCAGCTTCTCTGTAGGCCGTGCAATAAATCCGTGTCCTGTATAGAACGTCTCACGTCCCTTGGCACACATAAGATCAAACATCATCTCTGTGCCGTCAGCTGTTATTCCGGCAACATACTCCTTAAGCATACCGAGTATAGTGCTTCCGACTCCGTTATGCTGCGTATTGGGAACTACTATCAGATCCTGCACATAACATATTACTGCTCCGTCACCTACAATTCTTCCCATTCCTGCAGGCTCCCCGTCAATATATGCCGTCACAATGTACAGACTGTTATCAATCGCTTTCTGCGCCTGAGCCCTTGTGAGCTTCTTCCATCCGACACGCTCCCTTAGTCCCAGATATGTGTCCACATCAAGCGTATTCTCTCTATATTCTGTCATTATATATACAAATCCTTGTCATTATATTATTTGAGTGTAATCTTAACCGGGCTCACTCCCTGTCCGCTTAATGACAATGTAAGACTCGATATCTCTTCTGCATTCTTCTCTGATATCATGAATAATACAACAGCCTTATAGTCTTCTCCGGGTGCTATTGTAACATCCGAAAGCGTGTTAAGGTCATTCTTAAGCATAGTTGCGTATTCTGCCACGCCTGCGCCGCCATTAACCGAAAGCTTCATCACGACACCAAGCGGTGCAGTATTGCAGACAATATTACTTCCCGTTGTATTCTTAAGATTGAATTCAACAGCCACAATGTCCTTTCCTGAAATTGCCCTTACAGACAGTGTATCGCTTTCCTCAGGATAATTCTTACCTACAGTGTAACCCGAATATGATATTGTAATCCCGTCAAGATTCATCGCAGCTGCAAGATCTGACATAGACCCCGTTGTCGCAGAGGATGTCGGCTTCTGTCCATGCTGTGTGGCAGACTGTGTAGCTTTCTGTCCTGACTGCGTTGTCTGCTGGCTTCCCGTTGCTGCGCTTCCGGTCGGTCTCTCAAAATTAGTTATATTGTCATTAACTTTTATGTACTTCCATTCATTCTCATAAGAATACTTCATCAGCGTTCCGCCGATATATTCTGCAATAAGGTCATTCTGTTCGGATGTTACCTTCACACTGCTGCCACAGCCGCCGAGCATAAGAGCTGCTGCCGTAAGCGGTATAACCGATGCCTTAAGTGCGGCTTTTTTAATTGTATTTGTTTTCATACAGGAATCCTCATTCTAATCCGTAAAGCTTAATAACCATACTATAATACAAATCTTTCCATACTTTAAATATTATACCATCAGTTATTCATTTTTGCAATCCAGTTCAAACCAGAACTCAACTCCGTTAGAATGGTTAATCACCCCGTATCCGCTGTTGTTTGACTCCATTATTGCCTTTACGATAGAAAGTCCGATTCCGTTACCGCCGTATTCTCTTGTTCTCGCTTTGTCGACCTTATAGAACTTGTCCCATATCTTAGGTATATCCTCTTCCGGAATATTCTTTCCGGTATTAAATACAGATACTCTTACGGCATCCTCATTCTTTTCTATAGCAACCTTTATAACCTTATCAAACTCGCAATGATTAATGGCATTGCTGAAATAATTAGTTACGACCTCCTCAATTTTGTACTCATCCCCCCACACATATACAGGTTCCTTCTGGTCAAATATGACATTTATCCCATTCTGTGATGTTCTTATGCCATTATTGCTGATAACCGACTGTATAAGCTCCGTCACATTGAATCTTTCAATAACAGGCTCCTCATTCCACTCCATCTGGTTAAGTGTAAGAAGCTTCCTGACCATGTCATTCATCTTCGATGCCTCATCCATAATTACATCACAGTAAAAATCCATACTCTCAGGATCGTCGCTTATCCCCTCCTTAAGTCCTTCAGCATACCCCTGTATCAGTGCTATAGGTGTCTTAAGTTCATGTGAAATGTTAGACAGAAATTCCCTTCTGCTCTCGTCTATCTTATTCTTATTCTCTATATCTTTCTGCAGCTCAATATTAGCGCTCTTAAGCTGTGATATGTTGCGCTCAAGCTTCTCTGACATTGCATTAATGCTGTTCCCCAGAAGCCCTATCTCACTCTTATCGTTGCCTGTATATCTGGCTGTAAAATCCATCTCAGCCACCCGCTCAGCAATATTGCTTAGCTCTTTTACAGGCTTTGTTATATAACTTGAAAATACATACGCAACCACTATGCTTGTGCAGCCCACCGCAAGTCCTACATATGCAATAAATCTGTTTGATATCGCAATGCTCTCTTTTATGCTCTGCACAGGCATTCTGAGCATCGCAATATAGTTCTCCGAATTACATCCGGCATAGCTTCCCCATATTTCAATATAATAGTCTCCCATCTTCTTGTCATATGCCTTCTGCACGGTATAATTCTCTTTTTTCTCGATTATATCGATTTTTTCTGAAGGCTTGGCAAAGATACTGTCAACCATTCTGTCCCTGTCATCTACTCCGCCCTGATTCTTTGATGAGTATATGGTATTCCATCCACTGTCAACTATAAAAAGCGATACACCAACAGGATTAGTCACCTTCTCTATTCTGTTACTCATCTCTGATGCATCAATCTCACAATTCTCATACTTTGCAAGAATCTCTCCCACTTCATTATACGCATGCACAATATCACGTTTCTTCTCGTTACTGTAAAATCTCGTTATAAATGTGCTATTTATCGCAAGTATGAGCAGCACAAGTCCTGTGACCATCGCTGCCAGCAGAATCATTATCTTAGTCTTAAGTGAATGATGCATATTATCCGTAACCTCCGTGTCCGCTTTATGCTTATATTTATCCTGATTTTTCACACTATACGGATATAATATTCCCCCGATGTGAACTTAATGTGAATAATGCTGACAGGGAGAACGGAATTCATTCCGCCTCCCTGTCAGCATTAACATTAATTATGTATCTACTTATAATCCATAACCAAAAACATCGGTTTAATTGCTACAACCTCGTCATACTCTTCCTGTTCAACAACCACACTTGAATTAAGTGCCTTAAGGTCTTCCTTAAGGATCCTGAGTGCCTCAGGAATCGTATCAGCCCTGCCTTCCCTAAGTATCTCCTGCATTCTCTTAAGCACTACAGGATGTGCGTAACATGCAGGGACCGGAAAATCAGGATACTTTTTAATATATGATTCCATGTCATCGACTGCTTTTAACAGACGTCCTTCAATATACCTTCTGTTATTATGTGATGTTGGAAGAACACTGGCACCGGAAAACAGGAATATCGCTGCAAGTCCGAACAACAGAAAATATACTCCGAGCCCGGCCTGTGTTGCCATGGCATATATTCCATATACAAATGCTGCCACTCCCATAATGGTTATCGCAAGTGCCACCCACTTATATGCCGGATTACTTCTTTCATATACTCTCTTTTTCTTTGCTGACTGGCTGAGATTAAGATACAGATCAGACTTTCCATGCAGATATTTTTCAGCTTTTTCGAGCATTGCTATATCAGCCTTTGCCTCATCCGATATATCTCTTTCCTGCTGTTTAAGAGCAAGCCTTCTCGCCTTCTCATCAAGCTTTCTCTGCGCTTCGACACTATGTACCGGGATATCCGGGAATTCCTGTTCAATATAAGCAATCAGTCTGTCGACATCTTCCTCATGCTTAAAATTGCACTGTTTTTCCCTGCCGTCATCATATTCAACCACAAGGTAGGGCAGAGAGCCGAACACTCCCTTGCCTGTGAATCCTCCTTTGCTCATAGC
This genomic interval carries:
- a CDS encoding ammonium transporter, yielding MEFSSVNTIWVLVGAALVFFMQAGFAILESGLTRAKNAGNIIMKNLMDFCIGTPVYWIIGFGIMFGSTSPLFGSIDLFTLGSYADVLPSGVPKYAYVIFQTVFCATAATIVSGAMAERTKFSAYCIYSFLISLIVYPVSGHWIWGGGWLAQLGFHDFAGSTAVHMVGGCAALIGAAFLGPRIGKFTKDGKPKAILGHNLTMAALGVFILWFCWFGFNGCSTVAMDTDEAMVSAGLIFYNTNLAAAVATCTTMIFTWIRYKKPDVSMSLNGTLAGLVAITAGCDVMDPFGAAVTGIVAGIIVVLIVELLDKVLKIDDPVGAVAVHCGNGVWGTIAVGLFATDGGLFYGGGFRFLGIQILGVVSVLAWVTVCMVIIFTVLKNTVGLRVSAKEEIEGLDATEHGLASAYAGFAFSTNDLDDGGETIELGSETVEKSVPVTMKASLNNSDAKITEVEIIMKQAKFEALKKAMNDLGVTGMTVTQVLGCGVQKGATEYYRGVEVEMNLLPKIKVEMVVAKVPVLDVINTARKVLYTGHIGDGKIFVHDIEDVVKIRTGETGYDALQGADDF
- a CDS encoding helix-turn-helix domain-containing protein, whose product is MKQELKSEAVIEFMASQPFVFYQLSPIADITFSDEALECYVDFRSSDASAIAGSVIRFIPDEHVIRITADNHREPVFIHTLSSPSDISLAELMPGSHITITLIKPEHFFTSDAAGPLCDMMSIIRDSRGAASVAFLADEFVYSTRHITRLFDRYLGYSPKSYCRMTRLHCALREIQKNPGQSNSSFIENLNYSDQAHFQRDFKYYMGITPRQYIHILRLSIY
- a CDS encoding GNAT family N-acetyltransferase, with the protein product MTEYRENTLDVDTYLGLRERVGWKKLTRAQAQKAIDNSLYIVTAYIDGEPAGMGRIVGDGAVICYVQDLIVVPNTQHNGVGSTILGMLKEYVAGITADGTEMMFDLMCAKGRETFYTGHGFIARPTEKLGPGMIQYIDKRNM
- a CDS encoding HAMP domain-containing histidine kinase, with the translated sequence MHHSLKTKIMILLAAMVTGLVLLILAINSTFITRFYSNEKKRDIVHAYNEVGEILAKYENCEIDASEMSNRIEKVTNPVGVSLFIVDSGWNTIYSSKNQGGVDDRDRMVDSIFAKPSEKIDIIEKKENYTVQKAYDKKMGDYYIEIWGSYAGCNSENYIAMLRMPVQSIKESIAISNRFIAYVGLAVGCTSIVVAYVFSSYITKPVKELSNIAERVAEMDFTARYTGNDKSEIGLLGNSINAMSEKLERNISQLKSANIELQKDIENKNKIDESRREFLSNISHELKTPIALIQGYAEGLKEGISDDPESMDFYCDVIMDEASKMNDMVRKLLTLNQMEWNEEPVIERFNVTELIQSVISNNGIRTSQNGINVIFDQKEPVYVWGDEYKIEEVVTNYFSNAINHCEFDKVIKVAIEKNEDAVRVSVFNTGKNIPEEDIPKIWDKFYKVDKARTREYGGNGIGLSIVKAIMESNNSGYGVINHSNGVEFWFELDCKNE
- a CDS encoding ATPase P, which encodes MIFKPQRLGSTALREEELVSDKKACRKFGPCGVGKKAIYLNSFYIDRQYYVPISSVSRIFKRVAMSKGGFTGKGVFGSLPYLVVEYDDGREKQCNFKHEEDVDRLIAYIEQEFPDIPVHSVEAQRKLDEKARRLALKQQERDISDEAKADIAMLEKAEKYLHGKSDLYLNLSQSAKKKRVYERSNPAYKWVALAITIMGVAAFVYGIYAMATQAGLGVYFLLFGLAAIFLFSGASVLPTSHNNRRYIEGRLLKAVDDMESYIKKYPDFPVPACYAHPVVLKRMQEILREGRADTIPEALRILKEDLKALNSSVVVEQEEYDEVVAIKPMFLVMDYK